One bacterium DNA window includes the following coding sequences:
- the metK gene encoding methionine adenosyltransferase has translation MKQSHFFTSESVTEGHPDKVCDQISDAVLDAVLTKDIKGRVACETFTTTGLVLVGGEITTESYVDIPHIVRDTIHKIGYNDPRAGFQWENTAVITAIDRQSPDIAMGVDRNGAGDQGIMFGYASNETEVFMPLPINLAHKLTFRLSEMRKSGKLDWLRPDGKSQVTVEYENGKPKRIEAVVISTQHTPDIDMEELRPAVYKHIIQPIIPENMLDSDTKYHINPTGRFVLGGPVADTGLTGRKIIVDTYGGVGSHGGGCFSGKDPSKVDRSASYMARYIAKNIVAADLAEKCELQLAYAIGVANPVSIMVNTYGTGRVSEFELVKLIRNTFPLTPKGMIEHLDLLRPIYFKTAAYGHFGRELPEFKWEMTDLADELVQKVSK, from the coding sequence ATGAAACAAAGCCATTTCTTCACGTCAGAAAGCGTGACCGAGGGACATCCAGATAAAGTCTGTGATCAGATTTCCGATGCCGTACTCGATGCAGTTTTGACCAAGGATATTAAAGGGCGAGTGGCCTGTGAGACCTTCACTACTACAGGCTTGGTTCTCGTTGGTGGCGAGATCACGACAGAATCCTATGTCGATATACCACATATTGTGCGAGACACCATCCATAAAATCGGGTATAATGACCCACGCGCAGGATTTCAGTGGGAAAATACCGCAGTAATTACAGCTATCGACAGGCAATCACCTGATATCGCAATGGGAGTGGATCGTAATGGAGCTGGAGATCAGGGAATAATGTTCGGATACGCCTCTAACGAGACAGAAGTTTTTATGCCACTTCCAATAAACTTGGCTCATAAATTAACTTTTCGCCTTTCTGAAATGCGTAAAAGTGGAAAACTTGACTGGCTTCGTCCAGATGGCAAATCTCAGGTAACTGTTGAGTATGAAAACGGCAAACCTAAGCGGATCGAAGCCGTTGTTATAAGCACACAACACACACCGGATATAGATATGGAAGAACTGCGCCCGGCGGTATATAAGCATATTATTCAACCAATAATTCCTGAAAATATGCTGGATAGCGATACTAAATATCACATTAATCCCACCGGCAGATTCGTCCTCGGCGGGCCTGTTGCAGATACCGGCCTTACCGGAAGGAAAATCATCGTCGATACCTATGGTGGAGTCGGAAGCCATGGCGGCGGTTGCTTCTCCGGTAAAGACCCCTCCAAAGTTGATCGGTCGGCAAGCTACATGGCGCGCTACATTGCCAAGAATATTGTTGCAGCTGATTTGGCTGAAAAATGTGAGCTTCAACTTGCCTATGCTATTGGAGTTGCAAATCCTGTAAGCATAATGGTTAATACATATGGAACAGGTAGGGTTTCCGAATTCGAACTAGTTAAACTAATTAGAAATACTTTTCCACTGACTCCGAAGGGCATGATAGAACACCTTGATCTTCTAAGGCCAATATACTTTAAAACGGCGGCATACGGTCATTTTGGGAGAGAACTTCCTGAGTTCAAGTGGGAGATGACAGATCTCGCAGACGAACTCGTGCAAAAAGTCTCGAAATAA
- a CDS encoding NTP transferase domain-containing protein, whose amino-acid sequence MKAIIPVAGAGTRLKPFTATVPKPLLPVAGKPILAHLMDNLDDFGIEQFILIIGYLGDKIKEFVERKYPGKAIFVEQEKLLGLGYAVKLGLQQCNNEPVIVALGDTIIETDMTEMSTNSGNIIGVHRVTNPQRFGIVELSDNKIISMEEKPSQPKSNMAIAGFYLFQNSDVISETLGRLVERGIKTRGEYQLTDAMRLMLEEGQIFYAKEIQGWHDCGTVSTLIATNKHLLKKVKIPQAEESVVFIPPVYLGKGAQIKRSIIGPNVSVGDGTTIEDSIITNTILGDKTSVENAHLRNSILGNESAYTGRWAKMILGDHSEGGYYNEF is encoded by the coding sequence ATGAAAGCTATAATACCAGTAGCGGGCGCCGGAACAAGATTAAAACCCTTCACTGCGACTGTGCCGAAACCACTTCTTCCAGTTGCGGGCAAGCCAATACTAGCTCATCTTATGGACAACCTTGATGATTTTGGTATCGAGCAGTTTATTCTCATCATAGGCTATCTAGGTGATAAGATTAAGGAATTCGTCGAAAGGAAATATCCGGGGAAGGCCATTTTTGTCGAGCAGGAGAAGCTTCTAGGATTGGGATACGCAGTGAAATTGGGGCTCCAGCAGTGTAATAACGAACCGGTTATCGTCGCCCTCGGCGACACGATAATTGAGACAGACATGACAGAAATGAGCACGAATTCGGGCAACATTATTGGAGTCCATCGTGTGACAAACCCTCAGCGTTTCGGCATTGTCGAGTTATCGGATAATAAGATTATCAGTATGGAGGAAAAACCTTCCCAACCCAAAAGTAATATGGCTATCGCTGGATTCTATCTATTTCAGAATTCAGACGTTATATCTGAAACCCTTGGCAGACTTGTAGAACGGGGCATTAAAACCCGAGGAGAATATCAACTTACCGATGCGATGAGATTGATGCTAGAAGAAGGCCAGATTTTTTACGCCAAGGAGATTCAAGGATGGCACGACTGTGGAACAGTCTCCACGTTGATAGCTACGAATAAGCATCTATTGAAAAAGGTAAAAATTCCTCAGGCGGAGGAATCCGTTGTTTTTATTCCCCCCGTTTATCTTGGCAAAGGGGCACAAATTAAGAGAAGTATTATCGGGCCAAACGTGTCTGTTGGTGATGGCACGACTATCGAAGATTCGATTATTACTAACACCATTCTAGGAGATAAAACCTCGGTGGAAAATGCTCACCTTAGAAATAGCATTTTAGGCAACGAATCTGCTTATACCGGACGATGGGCCAAGATGATCCTTGGTGATCATTCCGAAGGCGGCTATTATAATGAGTTTTAA